A window of Mesomycoplasma lagogenitalium contains these coding sequences:
- the asnA gene encoding aspartate--ammonia ligase, whose amino-acid sequence MYKSKLSIKETQIAIQNLKKYFQEQLKKNLNLVRATAPLFVAKTSGLNDGLNGEAPVSFKVKGSEQQLEVVHSLAKWKRNALKEYNFDVYEGIYTDMNAIRREEELDNTHSYYVDQWDWEKIIENKDRNLNYLKETVNLIYDALYKTKEKLVEQFPNLTNDLVKKVYFISSQELENKYPNYSVDERETLITKEKGAVFVYQIGYPLKSKIIHSRRAFDYDDWNLNGDLLVYSKVLEKAIELSSMGIRVNEKSILEQSKMSKKEIEQISPYHYNVVNNLLPLTIGGGIGQSRVSMFLLEKKHIGEVQSSYWPENYKLKLKKEGIEIL is encoded by the coding sequence ATGTATAAATCCAAATTATCAATTAAAGAGACTCAAATTGCAATTCAAAATTTAAAAAAATATTTTCAAGAACAACTGAAAAAAAATTTAAATTTAGTTAGAGCAACTGCTCCATTATTTGTTGCCAAAACTTCTGGATTAAATGATGGACTAAATGGAGAAGCACCAGTTTCATTTAAAGTTAAAGGAAGTGAACAGCAACTAGAAGTTGTGCACTCATTAGCTAAGTGAAAAAGAAATGCTTTAAAAGAATATAATTTTGATGTCTATGAAGGTATCTATACAGATATGAATGCAATAAGAAGAGAAGAAGAATTGGATAATACACATTCATATTATGTAGATCAGTGAGACTGAGAAAAAATAATAGAAAATAAAGATCGAAATTTAAATTATTTAAAAGAAACTGTAAATTTAATTTATGATGCATTATATAAAACAAAAGAAAAATTAGTTGAACAATTTCCTAATTTAACAAATGATTTAGTTAAAAAAGTCTATTTTATTTCTTCTCAAGAATTGGAAAATAAATATCCAAATTATTCAGTTGATGAAAGAGAAACATTAATAACAAAAGAAAAAGGAGCTGTATTTGTTTATCAAATTGGTTATCCTTTAAAATCAAAAATTATTCACTCTCGTAGAGCGTTTGACTACGATGATTGAAATTTAAATGGAGATTTACTCGTTTATTCTAAAGTTTTAGAAAAAGCAATTGAGCTTTCTTCTATGGGAATTAGAGTCAATGAAAAATCAATTCTTGAACAATCAAAAATGAGCAAAAAAGAAATTGAACAAATTTCCCCATATCATTATAATGTAGTTAATAATTTATTACCATTAACAATCGGGGGCGGAATCGGTCAAAGTAGAGTTAGTATGTTTTTACTAGAAAAAAAACATATTGGTGAAGTTCAATCTAGTTATTGACCTGAAAACTACAAGTTAAAGTTAAAAAAGGAAGGAATTGAAATTTTGTAA
- the pip gene encoding prolyl aminopeptidase gives MDRNKSLVESGYLNVSNLHSIYYEIHGNKEGIPVFIVHGGPGGGSSYKNIKLFDLKKYKLVFFDQRGCGQSIPRHELEENNTDELIEDIEKLKQHLKLEKIILFGGSWGTTLSLLYAIKYPENVLQMILRAIFLARKKDVDFLYKKNGASEFNPDYYKKFCEFVKLKNNQDILQRYYEILKDKNNGLRKEVAKVFSDWESSLASIGKYKPRKRLTEQQHNFNIDISLLEAHYFVNNSFLKENNFILKNTKKIENIKTIIVHGRQDHICLPSGAFQLFSKLKNAKLFLVDKASHSTWEKSIEKILKKEIQKITNEINKERNE, from the coding sequence ATGGACAGAAATAAATCACTTGTTGAATCTGGATATTTAAATGTTTCAAATTTACATTCGATTTATTATGAAATTCACGGAAACAAAGAAGGAATACCGGTTTTCATTGTTCACGGCGGTCCTGGTGGAGGAAGTTCTTATAAAAATATAAAATTGTTTGACTTGAAAAAATATAAATTGGTATTTTTTGATCAAAGAGGTTGTGGTCAAAGTATACCCAGACACGAACTAGAAGAAAATAATACTGATGAGTTAATCGAAGACATTGAAAAATTAAAGCAACACTTAAAATTAGAAAAAATTATTTTATTTGGTGGCAGTTGAGGAACTACATTGAGTTTATTGTATGCAATAAAATATCCTGAAAATGTTTTACAAATGATTTTAAGAGCGATTTTTTTAGCCAGAAAAAAAGATGTTGATTTTCTTTATAAAAAAAACGGAGCAAGCGAATTTAATCCAGATTACTATAAAAAATTTTGTGAATTTGTAAAACTTAAAAACAATCAGGACATTTTACAAAGATATTATGAAATTTTAAAAGACAAAAATAATGGGTTAAGAAAAGAGGTTGCAAAGGTTTTTTCTGATTGAGAATCTTCTTTAGCATCAATTGGCAAATACAAGCCAAGAAAAAGATTAACTGAACAACAGCATAATTTTAATATTGATATTTCACTTTTAGAAGCACATTATTTTGTAAACAATAGTTTTTTAAAAGAAAATAATTTTATTTTAAAAAACACTAAAAAAATTGAAAATATTAAAACAATTATAGTTCATGGCAGGCAAGATCACATTTGCTTACCCAGTGGTGCGTTTCAATTATTTTCAAAACTAAAAAATGCTAAGTTATTTTTAGTTGATAAAGCTAGTCACTCAACATGAGAAAAATCTATAGAAAAAATTTTAAAAAAAGAAATTCAAAAAATAACAAATGAAATAAATAAGGAGAGAAATGAGTAG
- a CDS encoding thermonuclease family protein, with protein sequence MFVQFLFTSCQHNSQFIYNQKVTSVYDGDTFNILNDRYRLYGIDTPEIKDQNHRKNDGLKYTYAIQARSLLKVLIENQNINIEKISLDKYNRIVSKAYYNNQDISKEMLKNGLAIIKYISIDVKSPFYTSDFNYYSELKETMFNAMKEKRGFWSVFKNLDEVENALYK encoded by the coding sequence TTGTTTGTCCAGTTTTTGTTTACTTCTTGTCAGCACAATTCTCAATTTATTTACAATCAAAAAGTAACATCAGTATATGATGGCGATACTTTCAATATTTTAAATGATCGTTATAGATTATATGGAATTGATACCCCAGAAATAAAAGATCAAAACCACCGAAAAAACGATGGATTAAAATATACTTACGCAATTCAAGCGCGTTCTTTATTAAAGGTTTTGATCGAAAATCAAAATATAAATATAGAAAAAATTAGTTTAGATAAATACAATCGAATTGTTTCGAAAGCTTATTATAATAATCAAGATATTTCTAAAGAAATGCTAAAAAATGGTTTAGCAATAATTAAATATATTTCCATAGATGTAAAATCTCCATTTTATACAAGTGATTTTAATTACTATAGTGAATTAAAAGAAACAATGTTTAATGCTATGAAAGAAAAAAGAGGCTTTTGATCGGTTTTTAAAAATCTTGACGAAGTAGAAAATGCTTTATATAAATAG
- a CDS encoding DHH family phosphoesterase, with product MKIGSIKEVTEIIKNHDNIVIFHHIRPDGDCLGSQFGLKQLILDNFPNKTVKTVGDSKGILSFLDFQFQNDLSDDFLKSALAIIVDANFKERIEKRELLDKNIFKSVIRIDHHPNEDDLNTDVKWVDSSYIAAAEQIAHLAVENKWTISAKAAEYIYTGIYTDSGRFLYSNTSSRTLFLASELWKTDMNIEKIHSNLTKNSENDLRFQAYILSNFKRLENVIYYSMDLETQKKFNKDSAAATRPNILANIDNYRIWLSFTQEEDKKWRVEFRSNGPVVRNVAVKWGGGGHERASGAIINDVNDIEKIAYDCQQEFENWNKHN from the coding sequence ATGAAAATCGGTAGTATAAAAGAAGTAACTGAAATAATTAAAAATCATGATAATATCGTAATTTTTCATCACATTAGACCTGATGGAGATTGTTTAGGTTCGCAATTTGGTCTAAAACAATTGATTTTAGATAACTTCCCTAACAAAACTGTTAAAACTGTTGGAGATTCTAAAGGTATTTTATCATTTTTGGATTTTCAATTTCAAAACGATCTTTCTGATGATTTTTTAAAAAGTGCTCTTGCTATTATAGTTGATGCAAATTTTAAAGAAAGAATAGAAAAACGTGAATTATTAGATAAAAATATTTTTAAATCAGTCATTAGAATTGATCATCATCCTAACGAAGATGATTTAAATACTGATGTTAAATGAGTTGATTCTTCATATATTGCAGCTGCTGAACAAATTGCCCATCTAGCTGTAGAAAATAAATGAACAATTAGCGCTAAAGCAGCTGAGTACATTTATACAGGAATTTACACCGATTCAGGAAGATTTTTATATTCTAATACAAGTTCAAGAACTTTATTTTTAGCATCAGAACTTTGAAAAACAGATATGAATATTGAAAAAATTCATTCTAATTTGACAAAAAACAGTGAAAATGATTTAAGATTTCAAGCATATATTTTATCCAATTTTAAAAGATTGGAAAATGTAATATATTATTCTATGGATTTAGAAACACAAAAAAAATTCAATAAAGATTCTGCAGCTGCAACTAGACCTAATATTTTAGCTAATATTGATAATTATCGAATTTGACTTTCATTTACTCAAGAAGAAGATAAAAAATGAAGAGTTGAATTTAGATCGAATGGTCCAGTAGTTAGAAATGTTGCTGTCAAATGAGGTGGTGGAGGCCATGAAAGGGCATCGGGTGCAATAATTAATGATGTTAATGACATTGAAAAAATTGCTTATGACTGTCAACAAGAATTTGAAAATTGAAATAAACACAATTAA
- the fba gene encoding class II fructose-1,6-bisphosphate aldolase, producing the protein MGLVNAKIMMKDAYKKKYAVPHININNLEWAKTVLLSAQDMRSPLILATSEGAVKYMGGYKTVYGMVKGLIEDLKITIPVALHLDHGSYEACLKAIASGYTSVMYDGSHEDFKTNLKNTKKLLKVAVAAGVSVEAEVGTIGGEEDGIVGNGDLADPAEAKKMTSLGIDMLAAGIGNIHGPYPESWKSLNFEALQEISAKAKIGLVLHGGSGIPKDQIQKAISLGISKINVNTELQQANAKAIWEFVESGKAKQGKNFDPRKLYAPGSLAMRETVIEKIKEFGSENRV; encoded by the coding sequence ATGGGTTTAGTAAATGCAAAAATAATGATGAAAGATGCATACAAAAAAAAATATGCAGTACCTCACATTAATATTAATAATTTAGAATGAGCTAAAACAGTTTTATTATCAGCTCAAGATATGAGATCGCCATTAATTTTAGCAACATCTGAAGGTGCTGTAAAATATATGGGTGGTTATAAAACAGTGTATGGAATGGTTAAAGGATTAATCGAAGATTTAAAAATTACAATTCCAGTTGCATTACATTTAGATCACGGTTCATACGAAGCTTGTCTTAAAGCAATTGCTTCAGGGTATACTTCTGTTATGTATGATGGTTCTCATGAAGATTTTAAAACTAATTTAAAAAATACCAAAAAATTATTAAAAGTAGCAGTTGCTGCTGGTGTTTCTGTTGAAGCTGAAGTTGGTACAATCGGCGGAGAAGAAGATGGTATTGTTGGTAATGGAGATTTAGCAGATCCTGCTGAAGCTAAAAAAATGACTTCATTAGGAATTGATATGTTAGCCGCTGGAATTGGAAATATCCACGGTCCATATCCAGAATCATGAAAATCTTTGAATTTTGAAGCATTACAAGAAATTTCTGCTAAGGCAAAAATTGGACTTGTATTACATGGTGGTTCAGGAATACCAAAAGATCAAATTCAAAAAGCAATTTCATTAGGAATTTCAAAAATTAATGTTAATACAGAATTACAACAAGCAAATGCAAAAGCAATTTGAGAATTTGTTGAATCAGGAAAAGCAAAACAAGGAAAAAACTTTGATCCTAGAAAATTATATGCTCCAGGATCTTTAGCAATGAGAGAAACAGTAATTGAAAAAATTAAAGAATTCGGATCAGAAAACAGAGTTTAA
- a CDS encoding DJ-1/PfpI family protein produces MSSVKSKLLVLVLDDFQDYELVAVTTTLERAKTFDEIVFFNPNESREYVGQYGIVKITTRKKIENWSNYGAIFIPGGKGVSALKNDSKSKELIERFIHEDKWVFAICDAPNVLYTQRVFDKDIIYSAYPSDYQKGKGYRKRNNITKWEKIITGKSALVSVDFALEIIQEIQGENVKNEILDALKG; encoded by the coding sequence ATGAGTAGTGTTAAAAGTAAATTATTAGTACTAGTATTGGATGATTTTCAAGATTATGAACTAGTAGCGGTTACAACAACTTTAGAAAGAGCTAAAACATTTGATGAAATTGTATTTTTTAATCCAAATGAATCTAGAGAATATGTTGGACAATATGGAATAGTAAAAATTACAACTAGAAAAAAAATAGAAAACTGAAGTAACTATGGTGCAATCTTTATTCCTGGCGGAAAAGGTGTATCAGCGCTAAAAAATGATTCAAAAAGCAAAGAATTAATCGAAAGATTTATTCATGAAGATAAATGAGTATTTGCAATTTGCGATGCACCTAATGTTTTATACACTCAAAGAGTTTTTGATAAAGATATTATATATAGTGCATACCCAAGCGATTATCAAAAAGGTAAAGGTTATAGAAAAAGAAACAATATTACTAAATGAGAGAAAATTATTACAGGAAAAAGCGCTTTAGTTTCAGTTGATTTTGCACTAGAAATCATTCAAGAAATTCAAGGCGAAAATGTTAAAAATGAAATACTAGATGCATTAAAAGGTTAA
- the ylqF gene encoding ribosome biogenesis GTPase YlqF, with protein MIQWFPGHMAKAIRQIKEKQVLVDLFLIVLDGRAPISSYNEEFDKIAPEKPRLFVITKSDMADKNKINTILKRFENNSSSKAILVNLKENISKKIILKSINHLLENKRKKDMEKGFLKPRLRVFVVGVPNSGKSTLINLIASAKTKVGDMPGVTKGQQWINAGDFQLLDTPGILWPKFDDQLIGIKLAIIGSIKPDIIPKKDFFNFGYKLLSQYYPEKILKLGLEPAIDETEIYNNLYKLGKLKLFLTKNNQPDLEKTMQWFIIYLRKLTNVTYD; from the coding sequence ATGATTCAATGATTTCCAGGACATATGGCTAAAGCCATAAGGCAAATAAAAGAAAAGCAAGTATTAGTGGACTTGTTTTTAATAGTTTTAGATGGCAGGGCACCTATTAGTTCATATAATGAAGAATTTGATAAAATTGCTCCAGAAAAACCGCGTCTTTTTGTGATAACAAAAAGTGATATGGCTGATAAAAATAAAATAAACACTATTTTAAAAAGATTTGAAAACAATTCCAGTTCTAAAGCAATTTTGGTTAATTTAAAAGAAAATATTTCAAAAAAAATAATTTTAAAATCAATTAATCATTTATTAGAAAATAAAAGAAAAAAAGATATGGAAAAAGGTTTTTTAAAACCAAGATTACGAGTTTTTGTTGTTGGAGTGCCCAATAGTGGTAAATCAACTTTAATTAATCTTATTGCATCAGCTAAAACAAAAGTTGGAGATATGCCCGGAGTAACTAAAGGACAACAATGAATTAATGCAGGAGATTTTCAACTGCTTGATACACCAGGGATATTGTGACCTAAATTTGATGATCAATTAATTGGTATAAAATTAGCAATAATTGGTTCTATTAAACCTGATATTATTCCTAAAAAAGATTTTTTCAATTTTGGATATAAATTATTAAGTCAATATTATCCAGAAAAAATTTTAAAATTAGGATTAGAACCGGCAATTGATGAAACTGAAATATATAATAATTTATATAAATTAGGTAAACTAAAATTATTTTTAACAAAAAACAATCAACCAGATTTAGAAAAAACAATGCAATGATTTATTATTTATTTAAGAAAGTTAACAAATGTTACATATGATTAA
- the pip gene encoding prolyl aminopeptidase translates to MINNFKSGYLKTEDNHSVYYRVYGEEKNIAVFVIHGGPGGASNYKDIKWFDLNLYKVIFIDQRGCGNSLPKMELENNDSNKLVEDIEKIRKLLKIDKMILFGGSWGSTLSLLYAIKYPKHILHLFLFSIFLGRKKDIDFLYEKNGAALFSPDYYHKFFTLVKNEKGKRVLEKYYNIFKSENHLLKSKAAIYYTNWQSSLASVSKFHFYENALENEVKDKINYAMFESHYLINNLFLENDNYILKNVKKIENIKTTLIHGRLDLICRSQGAFLLYQKLKNAKLYLADASGHSCEDKIFKSIMKKEILKLSNKLKSIIKN, encoded by the coding sequence ATGATTAATAATTTTAAATCGGGTTATTTAAAAACTGAAGATAATCATTCAGTTTATTATCGAGTTTATGGGGAAGAAAAAAATATTGCAGTTTTTGTTATTCACGGCGGCCCTGGTGGAGCTAGTAATTACAAAGATATAAAATGATTTGATTTAAATTTATATAAAGTTATTTTTATCGATCAAAGAGGTTGCGGTAACAGTTTACCTAAAATGGAACTAGAAAATAATGATAGTAATAAATTAGTAGAAGATATTGAAAAAATTAGAAAACTTTTAAAAATAGATAAAATGATTTTATTTGGCGGTAGTTGAGGATCTACTTTAAGTTTGCTATATGCAATAAAATACCCAAAGCACATTTTGCATTTATTTTTGTTTTCAATATTTTTAGGTCGAAAAAAAGATATTGACTTTCTTTATGAAAAAAATGGAGCAGCACTATTTTCACCTGATTACTATCATAAATTTTTTACATTAGTTAAAAACGAAAAGGGCAAAAGGGTTTTAGAAAAATATTATAATATTTTCAAAAGTGAAAATCATTTATTAAAATCAAAAGCAGCTATTTATTATACAAATTGACAATCCTCGCTGGCATCTGTTTCTAAATTTCATTTTTATGAAAATGCTTTAGAAAATGAAGTTAAAGATAAAATTAATTATGCTATGTTTGAATCGCATTATTTAATAAATAATTTGTTTTTAGAAAACGATAATTATATTTTAAAAAATGTTAAAAAAATTGAAAATATTAAAACAACATTAATTCACGGTCGTCTTGATTTAATCTGTAGATCTCAAGGAGCATTTTTGCTTTATCAAAAATTAAAAAATGCTAAATTATATTTAGCAGATGCTTCGGGGCATTCTTGCGAAGATAAAATTTTTAAATCTATAATGAAAAAAGAAATTTTAAAATTATCAAATAAATTAAAATCAATTATAAAAAACTAA
- a CDS encoding alpha/beta fold hydrolase, which yields MDKKFIKIFDEEVFYVEENTGKEKVLFLHGFNSSHNFAQQLYLLKNRNYDVVAIDFPGCGKSSANSEITIEYYQKIAQEFVKQINYNFKLVVGHSLGGASALYLLNSKMVNYALLAAPINYNILSAKLDETTEKLKRWLIPSNLNDAIESSENLVFNNKNGYKENLNKIATMFLKITKFKERNFLKLVTNQIINPNYLKKEIKKLYTQSNNYEFIIGINDMFVPFMSVAKIANDLNKNLSAISNCGHAIFFEKPEQVNEKINKLISSL from the coding sequence ATGGATAAAAAATTTATAAAAATCTTTGACGAAGAAGTTTTTTATGTTGAAGAAAATACAGGAAAAGAAAAAGTTTTATTTTTACACGGTTTTAACTCTTCTCACAATTTTGCTCAACAGCTTTATTTATTAAAAAATAGAAACTATGATGTAGTGGCAATTGATTTTCCTGGCTGTGGTAAAAGTAGCGCAAACAGCGAAATTACGATCGAATATTATCAAAAAATTGCTCAAGAATTTGTAAAACAAATAAACTATAATTTTAAATTAGTAGTGGGGCATTCTTTAGGTGGAGCAAGTGCATTATATTTATTAAATAGTAAAATGGTTAATTATGCACTTTTAGCTGCACCTATTAATTACAATATTTTATCTGCAAAACTAGATGAAACAACTGAAAAACTTAAAAGATGATTAATTCCAAGCAATTTAAATGATGCGATTGAAAGTTCCGAAAACTTAGTATTTAATAACAAAAATGGTTACAAAGAAAATTTAAATAAAATTGCTACAATGTTTTTAAAAATTACTAAATTTAAAGAGAGAAATTTTTTAAAACTTGTTACAAATCAAATTATTAATCCCAACTATTTGAAAAAAGAAATTAAAAAATTATATACTCAAAGCAATAATTATGAATTCATTATCGGAATAAATGATATGTTCGTTCCTTTTATGTCGGTAGCTAAAATTGCTAATGATTTAAACAAAAACCTTAGTGCTATTTCCAATTGTGGACATGCCATTTTTTTTGAAAAACCTGAACAAGTTAATGAAAAAATTAATAAATTAATTAGTAGTTTATAA
- a CDS encoding lipoate--protein ligase encodes MKIFVSKNYSPFYNLVLEELMIKDDNNKEDIVYLYQHNNAVIIGRNQNAHSEVKFDVLEKENIDLYRRNSGGGAVYHDLGNLNFSFITKKDERSYEKFLEPVMEFLKTLNLNVEFKGRNDLVVNGSKFSGNAQFIYKDKMVHHGTILFNVDLTKLSKVLNPSKLKMESKGIKSARQRVTNLLDELEQKISIQEFIDKFALFLKEKYNATDFIIPENYYQKIDEIAEYKKSNDWLLGKNPEFSFFNEAKTDGGILQIKANVIKNKIDSLQFQGDFLSKADINEIIPLFLNKNYDKKEIENILNSISNLNDYFGTITIDEIISIMFGE; translated from the coding sequence ATGAAAATATTTGTAAGTAAAAATTATTCGCCATTTTATAATTTGGTTCTTGAAGAATTGATGATTAAAGACGATAATAATAAAGAAGATATAGTTTATTTGTATCAACATAATAATGCAGTAATTATTGGAAGAAATCAAAATGCACATAGCGAAGTTAAATTTGATGTTTTAGAAAAGGAAAATATTGATTTATATAGAAGAAATTCAGGCGGAGGCGCTGTCTATCATGATTTAGGAAATTTAAATTTTTCTTTTATAACTAAAAAAGATGAAAGAAGTTATGAAAAATTTTTAGAACCAGTAATGGAATTTTTAAAAACTTTAAATTTAAATGTCGAATTTAAAGGTAGAAATGATTTAGTAGTTAATGGTTCTAAATTTTCTGGCAATGCCCAATTTATTTATAAAGATAAAATGGTTCACCATGGAACAATTTTATTTAATGTAGATTTAACAAAACTTTCTAAAGTTCTTAATCCAAGTAAATTGAAAATGGAATCAAAAGGAATTAAAAGCGCTAGACAAAGAGTGACTAATCTTTTAGATGAATTAGAGCAAAAAATTTCTATTCAAGAATTCATTGATAAATTTGCCCTATTTTTAAAAGAAAAATATAATGCAACAGATTTTATTATTCCTGAAAATTATTATCAAAAAATAGATGAAATTGCAGAATATAAAAAATCAAATGATTGATTATTGGGAAAAAATCCAGAATTTTCTTTTTTTAATGAAGCAAAAACTGATGGGGGAATTTTACAAATAAAGGCTAATGTTATTAAAAATAAAATCGATTCACTTCAATTTCAAGGTGATTTTTTAAGTAAGGCTGACATTAATGAAATTATTCCGTTATTTTTAAATAAAAATTATGATAAAAAAGAAATTGAAAATATTTTAAATTCAATAAGTAATTTAAATGATTATTTTGGAACAATAACCATTGATGAAATAATTTCAATTATGTTTGGAGAATAA
- a CDS encoding alpha/beta hydrolase: protein MKYSYPIIYKKAKNKSANPIIFVHGFNSSPKSHNIFADKWNESDYYAIAFPGNSLLKAKRGDEISVESFARLLANFIKDNNLNDVVLIGHSMGGATIALAYQLIPEAISKMIFVAPMNKSSLAKKDDYFKTYFPKTFEEYKTFLNALYYDTKPLFNNNEFMKKEEEQFDPFLYNNPDILKLGYSLPDINLMNKIEDALKKIEIPSLLLLGEKDAVIDREQCIKYFQKHLKNLKYKIFDKTGHMIYYEKFDQYYKIVSEFIKNDYSKEKNV from the coding sequence ATGAAATATAGTTATCCAATAATATATAAAAAGGCAAAAAATAAAAGTGCAAACCCTATTATTTTTGTTCATGGCTTTAACTCATCTCCTAAAAGTCATAATATTTTTGCTGATAAATGGAATGAAAGTGATTATTATGCTATTGCTTTTCCTGGAAATTCTCTTTTAAAAGCTAAAAGGGGTGATGAAATATCGGTCGAAAGTTTTGCTAGATTGTTAGCAAACTTTATTAAGGATAACAATTTAAATGATGTAGTTTTAATTGGTCATTCAATGGGAGGGGCAACTATAGCATTGGCCTACCAATTAATTCCAGAAGCAATTTCAAAAATGATTTTTGTAGCGCCTATGAACAAAAGCTCTTTAGCAAAAAAAGATGATTATTTTAAAACATATTTTCCAAAAACATTTGAGGAATATAAAACTTTTTTAAATGCTTTATATTACGATACAAAACCTCTTTTTAACAATAATGAATTTATGAAAAAAGAAGAAGAGCAATTCGATCCATTTTTATACAATAATCCCGATATTTTAAAACTCGGCTATTCACTACCTGATATAAATTTAATGAATAAAATTGAAGATGCTCTTAAAAAAATCGAAATTCCTTCGCTGTTATTACTAGGAGAAAAAGATGCAGTAATTGATCGCGAACAATGCATTAAATATTTTCAAAAACATTTAAAAAACTTAAAATATAAAATATTTGATAAAACTGGTCATATGATTTATTATGAAAAATTTGATCAATATTATAAAATTGTTAGTGAATTTATTAAAAATGATTATAGTAAGGAGAAAAATGTATAA
- a CDS encoding FAD-dependent oxidoreductase encodes MKIISVGANHAGTSFLRTMKKIAPDAHLVAYDRNTDISFLGCGIALWVGGEFDTPDGLFYSSIEELKNLGVDVKIAHEVVEINREEKYVLVKDLNTGETFKDTYDKLVYAGGTWPIVPAFENVDLENIIVSKIFAHAKEIKAKAVDPEIKNVVVVGAGYIGIELVEAFHKYGKHVTLVDMQDRIIPNYFDPEFTSKVEESMKQHGIKLQLGERVQRFETEDGKTVSAVVTDKGTYAADLVILAIGFKPNTELIQGVEKTENTAIKVDKFQRSLSDEDLYVIGDSASMIHNSTGEYTHIALATNAVKSGIVAAFHLAGNEGITFPGYSGTNAINVFNYNYSSTGLTDVTAAKYEHLKDKVASEYFEDNDRPEFMRHHYKVWIKLTYDKETLRLLGAQIGSQGRAANHTEVMYMLSLAIQQQLTLPQIALMDYYFLPHFNKPFNFIIQTILNALGLKYNE; translated from the coding sequence ATGAAAATTATATCAGTTGGTGCAAACCATGCTGGAACTTCTTTTTTAAGAACAATGAAAAAGATTGCTCCTGATGCACATCTTGTAGCTTATGATAGAAACACAGACATTTCTTTTTTAGGATGTGGAATTGCATTATGAGTAGGTGGAGAATTTGATACACCAGATGGATTATTTTATTCAAGCATTGAAGAGTTAAAAAATCTTGGTGTTGATGTTAAAATAGCTCATGAAGTTGTTGAAATAAATAGAGAAGAAAAATATGTATTAGTTAAAGATTTAAATACTGGAGAAACATTTAAAGATACATATGATAAATTAGTTTATGCAGGTGGAACATGACCTATTGTTCCTGCATTTGAAAATGTTGATTTAGAAAATATTATTGTTTCAAAAATATTTGCTCATGCTAAAGAAATTAAAGCTAAAGCAGTAGATCCTGAAATCAAAAATGTTGTAGTTGTTGGTGCTGGGTACATCGGTATTGAACTAGTAGAGGCTTTCCACAAATATGGAAAACATGTAACATTAGTTGATATGCAAGATAGAATTATTCCTAACTACTTTGACCCAGAATTTACTTCAAAAGTTGAAGAATCAATGAAGCAACATGGAATTAAATTACAATTAGGAGAAAGAGTTCAAAGATTTGAAACCGAAGATGGAAAAACAGTTTCAGCTGTAGTTACAGATAAAGGAACATATGCAGCTGATTTAGTAATTTTAGCAATCGGATTTAAACCAAATACTGAATTAATTCAAGGTGTAGAAAAAACTGAAAATACAGCTATTAAAGTTGATAAATTCCAAAGATCATTAAGTGATGAAGATTTATATGTAATCGGTGATTCTGCTTCTATGATTCATAACTCAACAGGAGAATATACACATATTGCTCTAGCAACAAATGCTGTTAAATCAGGAATTGTTGCAGCATTCCATTTAGCTGGAAATGAAGGAATTACATTCCCAGGATACAGCGGAACAAATGCAATTAATGTGTTTAACTACAATTATTCATCAACAGGTTTAACAGATGTTACTGCTGCTAAATATGAACATCTAAAAGATAAAGTTGCATCAGAATACTTCGAAGACAATGATAGACCAGAATTTATGAGACATCATTACAAAGTGTGAATTAAATTAACATACGATAAAGAAACTTTAAGATTATTAGGAGCACAAATCGGTTCACAAGGAAGAGCGGCAAACCATACAGAAGTAATGTACATGCTTTCACTAGCAATTCAACAACAATTAACTCTTCCACAAATCGCTTTAATGGACTACTACTTCTTACCACACTTTAACAAACCATTTAACTTTATCATTCAAACAATTTTAAACGCTTTAGGTTTAAAATATAACGAATAA